The following proteins are encoded in a genomic region of Sulfurovum indicum:
- a CDS encoding phosphatidate cytidylyltransferase — protein MIKIFTDHQERWLTGIGLLALVGFIGWMDSFFVMWTFLGIIYVFAFYEAMKLFRLVGPSAYFWAVLLWFFAYFYPNPDDLFYFVAIIFGASIAYFHNFDKRLILPFLYPVSGIFFFLILYSDFGIQAMFWLLVTVALTDVMAFFTGKAIGKTKFSDTSPNKTLEGVIGGVIIATAIGTYVGLYVAPGWIAFIVTLLTSVASVFGDLFESYLKREAGVKDSGDLLPGHGGILDRIDGYLFGAPMMVIALRAFL, from the coding sequence ATGATAAAAATTTTTACAGACCATCAGGAGCGTTGGCTTACGGGCATCGGACTGCTCGCACTGGTTGGCTTCATCGGATGGATGGACAGTTTTTTTGTAATGTGGACATTTTTGGGAATCATCTATGTTTTTGCCTTTTATGAAGCGATGAAGCTCTTCAGGCTGGTTGGTCCTTCTGCCTATTTCTGGGCTGTTCTGCTTTGGTTTTTTGCCTATTTCTATCCCAATCCCGATGATCTTTTCTACTTTGTAGCTATCATTTTCGGAGCTTCAATCGCCTATTTCCATAATTTTGACAAACGACTGATACTCCCTTTTCTCTACCCTGTCAGCGGCATATTCTTCTTTCTTATCCTCTATAGTGACTTTGGTATTCAGGCAATGTTCTGGCTGCTTGTCACTGTGGCTCTAACAGATGTAATGGCATTCTTTACAGGAAAAGCTATCGGGAAGACCAAGTTTTCCGATACATCACCAAACAAGACACTTGAAGGGGTCATCGGCGGGGTCATCATTGCCACGGCCATCGGTACCTATGTAGGCCTCTATGTCGCCCCGGGGTGGATCGCCTTTATAGTTACACTGCTGACATCCGTTGCTTCAGTATTTGGCGACCTCTTCGAGAGCTACCTCAAACGTGAAGCAGGTGTCAAGGACAGCGGAGACCTTCTTCCCGGGCATGGTGGTATTCTCGACAGAATAGACGGCTATCTCTTCGGTGCACCTATGATGGTCATAGCTTTAAGAGCATTTTTATAA
- the dxr gene encoding 1-deoxy-D-xylulose-5-phosphate reductoisomerase — protein MVLLGSTGSIGVNTLIIAQRYNIEIEALIAGNNIRLLNEQISLYKPKMVAIANASDREKVNHPDVRIGTEGILSVIEESESTTVVNALVGYAGLAPTLKATELGKKVALANKESLVVAGEFIDISLITPIDSEHFGLWYLMGERPFSKLYITASGGAFRDWKIKKMKDATFADALKHPNWSMGNKITIDSATMTNKLFELLEAKWLFGTSKIDAVIEKKSIIHALTEFRDGSTTAHFAGVDMKLPIAFALREKVEEEILSPVNLLEIGALEFLRITAERYPIWNIKEHLLHHPHLGVVVNAANEIAIEKFQKEQCSFFGMSDLVLDAYKKFENVKPANIKEIIEIDREVRAYATHIS, from the coding sequence ATTGTACTTCTTGGTTCCACCGGTTCGATCGGGGTCAACACACTCATTATCGCCCAACGCTACAACATAGAGATCGAAGCGCTCATAGCAGGAAACAACATCCGCCTGCTCAATGAACAGATCAGTCTATATAAACCCAAAATGGTTGCGATTGCCAATGCATCCGACAGGGAAAAAGTCAACCACCCCGATGTACGTATTGGTACAGAAGGAATACTCTCTGTCATTGAAGAATCTGAAAGCACCACCGTAGTCAATGCTCTGGTAGGCTACGCAGGATTGGCCCCCACCCTCAAAGCTACCGAACTTGGCAAAAAAGTTGCTCTTGCAAACAAAGAATCTCTTGTGGTTGCAGGTGAATTCATCGATATTTCGCTTATTACCCCTATCGACTCTGAGCATTTTGGACTCTGGTATCTCATGGGAGAACGTCCTTTTTCCAAACTCTATATCACGGCAAGCGGTGGTGCCTTCAGAGACTGGAAGATCAAGAAAATGAAAGATGCCACGTTTGCTGATGCCCTTAAACATCCTAACTGGTCAATGGGGAATAAGATCACCATCGATAGTGCCACCATGACAAACAAACTCTTTGAACTCCTGGAAGCAAAATGGCTCTTTGGCACATCAAAGATCGATGCAGTCATTGAAAAAAAGTCCATTATTCATGCTCTGACAGAGTTTCGAGACGGCTCCACCACTGCCCACTTTGCCGGTGTTGATATGAAACTTCCCATTGCCTTTGCACTTAGAGAGAAGGTAGAAGAGGAGATTCTCTCCCCGGTCAACCTTTTAGAGATCGGTGCACTGGAGTTCCTCCGTATCACTGCAGAACGCTATCCGATCTGGAATATCAAAGAGCATCTTTTACACCATCCCCATTTAGGTGTCGTGGTCAACGCTGCCAATGAGATCGCCATAGAGAAGTTCCAAAAAGAGCAATGCTCTTTCTTTGGCATGAGTGACCTGGTACTGGATGCCTATAAAAAGTTTGAAAATGTCAAACCGGCAAATATCAAAGAGATTATTGAGATTGACAGGGAGGTCAGAGCATATGCGACGCATATTAGTTAA
- a CDS encoding RBBP9/YdeN family alpha/beta hydrolase, whose protein sequence is MRLLILHGWGGSDAPHWQAELAAEVAKNYGTVSFPLLDNCHFPSKNRWLRQVKEILEDFKPDTVVCHSLANTLWFWLCEEGVTPIERLFMVAPPSLQTEEQTIRTFFPAPMPTELYAKEIQMIISDNDPWVDTEEAETIAKYYNIPLTTIKNAGHINAESGYGKWELIEKLVMRNEP, encoded by the coding sequence ATGCGCCTCCTGATCTTACATGGGTGGGGAGGCTCCGATGCACCACACTGGCAGGCGGAACTTGCCGCTGAAGTAGCCAAAAACTACGGTACAGTCTCTTTTCCACTGCTGGACAACTGCCACTTTCCCAGCAAGAACAGGTGGCTCAGACAGGTTAAAGAGATCCTTGAAGATTTTAAGCCCGATACGGTTGTCTGCCACTCATTGGCAAATACCCTCTGGTTCTGGCTTTGTGAAGAGGGTGTCACACCGATAGAGCGTCTATTTATGGTTGCACCGCCCAGTCTGCAAACAGAGGAACAGACCATCAGAACCTTCTTCCCCGCCCCAATGCCCACAGAGCTGTATGCCAAAGAAATACAGATGATCATCTCTGACAATGATCCATGGGTTGATACAGAAGAAGCAGAGACCATTGCCAAATACTACAACATCCCGCTGACCACCATCAAAAATGCCGGACATATCAATGCCGAAAGCGGGTATGGAAAGTGGGAACTGATAGAGAAACTAGTAATGAGGAATGAGCCATGA
- the tsaD gene encoding tRNA (adenosine(37)-N6)-threonylcarbamoyltransferase complex transferase subunit TsaD, which translates to MILSIESSCDDSSIAVTEISTKKVLYHKKISQETEHACYGGVVPELASRLHAVALPNILQETKPWFDRLKAVAVTNQPGLGVTLLEGIAMAKTLATLLNIPLIPVHHLKGHIYSLFIAQETRLPLLVLLISGGHTMVLRVESFEKMEILATSMDDSVGESFDKTAKMMGLGYPGGPIIESLAEEGDENRFNLPVPLRNSKLIAFSLSGLKNAVRLEIEKLGGADAMSRQDKCDLAASFQKAVKLHLLQKSKKIFKTEPIKDFAIVGGASANRYIRNAYKILCKEFGKTLHVAPLQYCSDNAAMIGRYAIDAYEREQFIETAAIDIVSTKKQQAGTLL; encoded by the coding sequence ATGATTCTCAGTATCGAGTCCAGCTGCGACGACAGCTCAATTGCCGTTACCGAGATCAGCACAAAAAAAGTACTCTACCACAAAAAGATCTCCCAGGAGACAGAACACGCCTGTTACGGGGGAGTAGTACCCGAACTCGCTTCCAGACTGCATGCAGTAGCTCTTCCAAATATTCTTCAAGAGACGAAACCATGGTTTGACCGCCTCAAAGCAGTTGCAGTCACCAACCAGCCCGGACTGGGAGTTACCCTGCTTGAAGGGATCGCTATGGCAAAAACACTGGCAACTCTCCTGAACATCCCTCTGATCCCTGTACATCATCTCAAAGGACATATCTACTCTCTCTTTATTGCACAGGAAACCAGGCTGCCGCTTTTGGTCCTGCTGATCTCCGGTGGGCATACGATGGTACTTCGGGTGGAAAGTTTTGAAAAGATGGAAATCCTTGCCACTTCTATGGATGACAGTGTGGGAGAGAGTTTTGACAAGACAGCCAAAATGATGGGGCTGGGGTATCCCGGAGGGCCTATCATTGAATCCTTGGCAGAAGAGGGAGATGAGAACCGTTTTAACCTACCCGTACCGCTGCGAAATTCAAAACTCATCGCTTTTTCACTTTCAGGGCTCAAAAATGCTGTACGACTCGAAATAGAAAAGCTTGGCGGAGCCGACGCAATGAGCAGACAGGACAAATGTGACCTCGCCGCTTCCTTCCAGAAAGCAGTCAAACTCCACCTTCTCCAAAAAAGCAAAAAGATCTTCAAAACCGAACCAATAAAAGATTTTGCCATCGTCGGAGGTGCCTCTGCCAACCGCTACATCCGTAATGCCTATAAGATATTATGCAAAGAGTTCGGCAAAACCCTGCATGTTGCTCCACTGCAATACTGTTCTGATAATGCTGCCATGATAGGCAGATACGCCATCGATGCCTATGAAAGGGAACAGTTCATTGAGACTGCTGCCATAGATATTGTCAGTACAAAAAAACAGCAGGCAGGAACATTGCTGTAG
- the gyrB gene encoding DNA topoisomerase (ATP-hydrolyzing) subunit B, whose product MAEYGASNIKVLKGLEAVRKRPGMYIGDTSTKGLHHLVYEVVDNSIDEAMAGYCDTIKVTLTKEGSAIIEDNGRGIPVTEHPTEKISAATVVLTVLHAGGKFDKDTYKVSGGLHGVGVSVVNALSKNLHLTIFKDGEIHEQSFQKGIPQDILKTTGTTRKKGTKIEFWPDETIFTEGVTFQKEILMKRFRELCYLNPRITIEFKDERDGTKEKYHFEGGIKQFVEDMNTKPPLSTAQFFQGKMDDIEIDIALMYCDADSEKSLSFVNNIKTPDGGTHEAGFRAGLTRSLSSYISKNASAKEKGVKITGDDCKEGLIAIVSVRVPEPQFEGQTKGKLGSSYVRPLVQKFFTEQFNKYLEENPIEAKAIMAQVLLAARGRDAAKRAKDLVKRKDSMSVGTLPGKLADCQSKDPEISEIYLVEGDSAGGSAKQGRDRVFQAILPLKGKILNVEKARLEKILKSDEIKNMITALGCGIGDEFDEEKLRYHKIIIMTDADVDGSHIQTLLMTFFFRFLQPIIEKGYLYLAQPPLYRYKKGKNETYLKDDKALNDFLIENGISAIESETMGQNDLIDLFKLVAYYKMTLKEIEKRFALLEVLRYMIEHPDVVGTDNKTLAGTLEKYISDLGYNILNKTITEEKLHYFVQTKDGLEELIVDDVLFTNPHYNEAIHIYQKIKEHITDEFKDKDLLALFEEVEASAKKGAYIQRYKGLGEMNPEQLWETTMTPENRRLLQVRIHDIEEASETFTLFMGDEVEPRRNYIESHAKDVKHLDV is encoded by the coding sequence ATGGCAGAATACGGCGCAAGTAATATTAAGGTCCTTAAAGGTCTGGAAGCGGTACGGAAAAGACCGGGAATGTACATTGGTGACACCTCTACAAAAGGACTTCACCACCTGGTCTATGAAGTAGTGGACAACTCTATCGATGAAGCTATGGCTGGCTACTGTGACACCATCAAGGTCACTTTGACAAAAGAAGGTTCTGCGATCATTGAAGATAACGGTCGTGGTATTCCTGTCACTGAACACCCGACAGAGAAGATCTCTGCTGCAACGGTTGTACTTACCGTACTTCATGCCGGGGGAAAGTTTGATAAAGATACATACAAGGTTTCAGGCGGTCTGCATGGAGTTGGGGTCTCTGTTGTCAACGCTCTCTCCAAAAACCTGCACCTGACCATATTCAAAGATGGTGAGATCCATGAACAATCCTTTCAAAAAGGGATTCCGCAAGATATACTTAAAACTACCGGAACTACACGCAAAAAAGGTACCAAGATAGAGTTCTGGCCGGATGAAACGATCTTTACGGAAGGTGTTACCTTCCAGAAAGAGATCCTGATGAAACGCTTCAGGGAACTCTGTTACCTCAATCCCCGTATCACCATCGAATTCAAAGATGAACGTGACGGCACCAAAGAGAAGTACCATTTTGAAGGCGGGATCAAACAGTTCGTTGAAGATATGAATACCAAGCCGCCACTCTCCACTGCCCAGTTCTTTCAGGGAAAAATGGATGATATAGAGATCGATATTGCCCTGATGTACTGCGATGCGGACTCTGAAAAATCACTCTCGTTTGTAAACAACATCAAAACCCCTGACGGAGGTACCCATGAAGCAGGCTTCAGAGCAGGCTTGACCCGTTCACTCTCCTCTTATATCTCAAAAAATGCTTCTGCCAAAGAGAAAGGGGTAAAGATCACCGGGGATGACTGTAAAGAGGGGCTTATCGCCATTGTTTCCGTACGTGTCCCGGAACCACAGTTCGAAGGACAGACCAAAGGGAAACTTGGATCAAGCTATGTCCGTCCGTTGGTACAGAAATTCTTTACCGAACAGTTCAATAAATATCTTGAAGAGAATCCTATTGAAGCCAAAGCCATCATGGCACAGGTACTTCTGGCGGCACGTGGACGTGACGCGGCAAAAAGAGCCAAGGACCTTGTCAAGCGTAAAGACTCCATGAGTGTGGGAACACTCCCTGGGAAACTGGCTGATTGCCAGAGCAAGGATCCGGAGATCTCGGAGATCTATCTAGTCGAAGGTGACTCAGCAGGCGGTTCTGCAAAACAGGGACGGGACAGAGTTTTTCAGGCTATTTTACCGCTGAAGGGGAAGATCCTCAATGTCGAGAAAGCAAGACTTGAGAAGATACTCAAATCTGATGAGATCAAGAACATGATTACTGCACTCGGATGCGGGATCGGTGATGAGTTCGATGAAGAGAAACTCCGTTACCACAAGATCATTATCATGACCGATGCCGATGTCGACGGTTCACATATCCAAACCCTTTTAATGACTTTCTTCTTCAGGTTCCTTCAGCCAATTATAGAAAAAGGGTATCTGTACCTGGCACAGCCGCCGCTTTACCGTTACAAAAAAGGGAAAAATGAAACCTATCTCAAAGATGACAAAGCACTCAACGACTTCCTTATAGAGAACGGTATTTCAGCTATAGAAAGCGAAACTATGGGTCAAAATGACCTCATTGACCTCTTCAAGCTGGTTGCCTATTACAAAATGACCCTCAAAGAGATCGAAAAACGCTTTGCCCTCCTTGAGGTACTCCGTTATATGATCGAACATCCCGATGTTGTAGGTACCGACAACAAGACACTGGCAGGAACACTTGAGAAGTACATTTCTGATCTCGGATACAATATTCTTAACAAGACCATTACCGAAGAGAAGCTGCACTACTTCGTACAGACCAAGGACGGACTTGAAGAGTTGATCGTTGATGATGTTCTCTTTACCAACCCCCATTACAACGAGGCGATCCATATCTACCAGAAGATCAAAGAGCATATTACTGATGAATTTAAAGATAAAGATCTGCTTGCTCTCTTTGAAGAAGTAGAAGCCAGTGCCAAAAAGGGTGCTTATATCCAGCGATACAAAGGTCTGGGGGAGATGAACCCTGAACAGCTCTGGGAGACAACTATGACCCCGGAGAACAGACGTCTGCTTCAAGTAAGAATCCACGACATAGAAGAGGCAAGTGAAACCTTTACTCTCTTTATGGGTGATGAGGTAGAACCAAGAAGAAACTACATCGAAAGCCATGCAAAAGATGTAAAACACCTGGATGTCTAA
- a CDS encoding EAL domain-containing protein — translation MLLSELEERERRFKLALRAGIPLLLLISLVFYSTLFREKHVSLGIEIIVLFGSLLFITVYFIYFLMELSVKESLLDQTTQGFNERAFVEKLKSYQPKTLVMLIIKNLSTINENYSTEEVNDLLYTFTHKLNDTLQTEGLSKALIARRYGAEFLIAIDQNGRDIEKIFKTFIEKNHLIDQIEVDYAFAAITNTADDLEKDLLHLKDLIAIQSKNSDTTRLESTIKDSRELSEIEESILFALKKKDLVLSFRPLLNTKTEEIDIYEISVKLRSADRGEILPRTYLPIINRLGLGREYDMALFQHVLKLLPLVDDAISLSFNLSPFSLRDKTFQREYFHQLDQSKVDPKRLIIELYERKTHHNLSGYLKTLDQFRAKGVRIAIDNFGSSNASMEYMKHFHFDIVQFDRDYVTKLEDKNTYAMLNSLIQMANELNIITVAKWVDKPEQKKKLIQMGIDYLQGFGIAKAVTEYELIKTYN, via the coding sequence ATGCTTCTTTCTGAACTTGAAGAGCGGGAACGCCGATTTAAACTTGCACTGCGTGCAGGCATCCCTCTTCTTCTTCTTATCTCCCTTGTTTTTTACAGTACCCTTTTTAGAGAAAAACACGTTTCTTTAGGTATTGAAATAATAGTTCTTTTTGGAAGCCTGCTTTTTATTACTGTGTATTTTATCTATTTTCTAATGGAGCTTAGTGTCAAAGAGAGTCTGCTAGATCAGACTACACAGGGCTTCAATGAAAGAGCTTTTGTCGAAAAACTAAAAAGCTATCAACCCAAAACACTGGTTATGCTGATCATCAAAAACCTCTCTACCATCAATGAAAACTACAGTACAGAAGAGGTCAATGACTTACTCTATACCTTTACACACAAGCTTAACGATACACTGCAAACAGAAGGCCTCTCCAAAGCACTTATCGCAAGACGTTACGGGGCAGAGTTCCTTATCGCTATCGATCAGAACGGCAGAGATATAGAGAAGATATTTAAGACATTCATTGAAAAAAACCACCTCATTGATCAGATTGAAGTTGATTATGCCTTTGCCGCCATTACCAATACCGCTGATGATTTGGAAAAAGATCTGCTACACCTTAAAGACCTTATAGCTATCCAGTCCAAAAACAGCGATACAACTAGGCTTGAGAGTACTATCAAGGACTCCAGAGAACTATCAGAAATAGAAGAATCGATTCTCTTTGCATTGAAAAAAAAGGACCTTGTTCTCTCTTTTAGACCTTTGCTTAATACCAAAACAGAAGAGATTGATATTTATGAGATCTCAGTAAAACTGAGATCTGCTGACAGGGGAGAAATCCTTCCCAGAACCTATCTTCCAATCATCAACAGACTCGGACTGGGAAGAGAGTATGATATGGCACTCTTTCAACATGTACTGAAACTATTGCCGCTGGTTGACGATGCCATCTCGCTCTCCTTTAATCTCTCCCCTTTCTCACTAAGAGATAAAACCTTTCAGAGGGAATACTTTCACCAGCTTGATCAGAGCAAAGTCGATCCTAAACGCCTGATAATTGAACTTTATGAGAGAAAAACACACCATAATCTCAGTGGTTATCTTAAAACTCTCGATCAATTCCGGGCAAAAGGGGTACGTATTGCCATTGATAACTTTGGCTCTTCCAATGCTTCTATGGAGTATATGAAACATTTCCATTTTGACATTGTACAGTTTGACAGGGACTATGTCACCAAACTTGAAGACAAGAACACTTATGCGATGCTCAATTCACTTATTCAAATGGCTAACGAGCTTAATATCATAACAGTAGCCAAATGGGTTGATAAGCCGGAGCAAAAAAAGAAACTTATCCAAATGGGTATCGATTACCTACAGGGGTTTGGCATTGCCAAAGCTGTTACAGAGTACGAACTCATTAAAACTTATAACTAA
- the queF gene encoding preQ(1) synthase: protein MKYGEKEIREFDINAEENFWPNKHEKNYTINIELPEFMCLCPRSGYPDFATIKLSYVPDKTVIELKALKLYINSFMFRYISHENSANEIFDTLYKKLQPRSMKLIADYNPRGNVHTVIEIDSEKM, encoded by the coding sequence ATGAAATATGGTGAAAAAGAGATACGCGAATTTGATATTAATGCCGAAGAGAACTTCTGGCCGAACAAACATGAAAAGAACTATACCATCAATATCGAACTTCCCGAATTTATGTGTCTGTGCCCCCGTTCAGGCTACCCCGACTTTGCAACCATCAAACTCTCTTACGTACCGGATAAGACCGTTATAGAACTCAAGGCACTCAAGCTCTACATTAACTCGTTCATGTTCCGCTACATATCTCATGAAAACTCTGCGAACGAGATCTTTGATACACTCTATAAAAAACTGCAACCACGATCGATGAAACTTATCGCAGACTATAATCCTAGAGGAAATGTACATACGGTCATTGAGATTGATTCGGAAAAAATGTAA
- the fusA gene encoding elongation factor G, with amino-acid sequence MPRSHKLEDVRNIGIAAHIDAGKTTTTERILFYTGVEHKIGEVHDGAATMDWMEQEQERGITITSAATTCEWRGKQINIIDTPGHVDFTIEVERSMRVLDGAVSVFCAVGGVQPQSETVWRQRNRYGVPSIVFVNKMDRTGADFYEVERQIRERLKGNPVPFQLPIGAEENFEGVVDLVKMKEIVWDEDAAMGSAYHEQDIREELQEIAEEYREKMIEEISSVDGNEELMEKYMEGEELTTEEIMKGLKDATINMHIVPMTCGTAFKNKGVQTLLDAVVDYLPSPVEAPAIKGTLMDDPDTEVTVESTDDGEFASLAFKIMTDPFVGQLTFIRVYRGSLQSGSYVLNSTKGKKERVGRIMKMHAIKREEVSEIYAGEIGAVVGLKNTTTGDTLCSEKDKVVLERMDFPDPVISVAVEPKTKADQEKMGIALGKLAAEDPSFRVSTDEESGQTIISGMGELHLEIIVDRMKREFKVEAEVGAPQVAYRETIRKPVQKEYKYAKQSGGRGQFGHVYLKIEPLEPGSGYEFVDEIKGGVIPKEFIGPVDKGIQEAMQRGIQAGYPVEDVKVTLYDGSYHDVDSSEMAFKLAGSMGFREGAKEANPVILEPMMKVEVEVPEEFMGDVIGDVAKRRGNVTGMDDRAGNKIVNAFVPLSEMFGYSTDLRSMTQGRATYAMEFDHYEEVPANVAKEIIEKRNS; translated from the coding sequence ATGCCTAGAAGTCATAAACTTGAAGATGTAAGAAACATTGGTATTGCTGCACACATCGATGCAGGGAAAACGACAACAACAGAAAGAATTCTTTTCTATACAGGTGTTGAGCATAAGATTGGTGAGGTTCACGATGGTGCTGCAACCATGGACTGGATGGAGCAGGAGCAGGAGCGTGGTATTACCATTACTTCTGCGGCAACCACATGTGAGTGGAGAGGAAAGCAGATCAATATTATTGACACTCCGGGCCACGTTGACTTCACTATCGAAGTTGAGCGTTCAATGAGAGTACTTGACGGTGCGGTTTCTGTATTCTGTGCGGTTGGTGGGGTTCAGCCACAATCTGAAACAGTTTGGAGACAAAGAAACAGATATGGTGTACCATCTATCGTTTTCGTTAACAAAATGGACAGAACCGGTGCAGACTTCTACGAAGTTGAGAGACAGATTCGTGAAAGACTTAAAGGGAATCCGGTTCCTTTCCAGCTTCCTATCGGTGCAGAAGAGAACTTTGAAGGTGTAGTCGACCTTGTTAAAATGAAAGAGATCGTATGGGACGAAGATGCTGCAATGGGTTCAGCATACCATGAGCAGGATATCCGTGAAGAACTTCAAGAGATTGCTGAAGAGTACAGAGAGAAAATGATCGAAGAGATCTCTTCTGTTGACGGTAACGAAGAGCTTATGGAAAAATATATGGAAGGAGAAGAGCTTACCACTGAAGAGATCATGAAGGGTCTTAAAGATGCAACGATCAATATGCATATTGTTCCGATGACTTGTGGTACAGCATTCAAGAATAAAGGTGTACAGACACTGCTTGACGCAGTTGTCGACTACCTTCCTTCTCCTGTAGAAGCACCAGCGATCAAAGGTACATTGATGGATGATCCGGATACAGAAGTGACAGTAGAGTCTACCGATGACGGTGAATTCGCATCACTTGCATTTAAAATTATGACTGACCCGTTTGTTGGACAGTTGACATTTATCCGTGTTTACAGAGGTTCTTTGCAGTCAGGTTCTTATGTACTTAACTCTACCAAGGGTAAAAAAGAGCGTGTTGGTCGTATCATGAAAATGCATGCGATCAAAAGAGAAGAGGTTTCTGAGATCTATGCTGGTGAGATCGGTGCGGTTGTTGGTCTTAAGAATACAACGACTGGTGATACACTCTGTTCGGAAAAGGACAAAGTGGTACTTGAAAGAATGGATTTCCCGGATCCGGTTATCTCTGTTGCTGTTGAACCGAAAACAAAAGCTGACCAGGAAAAAATGGGTATCGCACTTGGTAAACTTGCTGCAGAAGATCCATCTTTCCGTGTATCTACAGACGAAGAGTCCGGTCAGACTATTATCTCCGGTATGGGTGAACTTCACCTCGAGATCATCGTCGACCGTATGAAAAGAGAATTCAAAGTTGAAGCAGAAGTTGGTGCTCCTCAGGTTGCTTACCGTGAAACGATCAGAAAACCGGTTCAAAAAGAGTACAAATATGCAAAACAGTCTGGTGGTCGTGGACAGTTCGGTCACGTTTATCTCAAGATCGAGCCGCTTGAGCCAGGTAGCGGATATGAGTTTGTTGATGAGATCAAAGGTGGGGTTATTCCAAAAGAATTCATCGGACCTGTTGATAAAGGTATCCAGGAAGCTATGCAAAGAGGTATTCAGGCAGGTTACCCTGTAGAGGATGTCAAAGTAACACTTTATGATGGTTCTTACCATGATGTTGACTCTTCTGAGATGGCATTTAAACTTGCAGGTTCTATGGGATTCCGTGAAGGTGCAAAAGAGGCTAACCCGGTTATCCTTGAGCCAATGATGAAAGTTGAAGTTGAAGTTCCTGAAGAGTTCATGGGAGATGTTATCGGTGATGTTGCCAAGCGTAGAGGTAATGTTACAGGTATGGATGACAGAGCAGGTAACAAGATCGTTAATGCATTTGTTCCACTCTCTGAAATGTTCGGTTACTCTACGGACCTTCGTTCTATGACACAAGGTCGTGCGACATATGCAATGGAATTTGATCACTATGAAGAAGTTCCGGCGAATGTAGCCAAAGAGATCATCGAAAAGAGAAATAGTTAA
- the rpsG gene encoding 30S ribosomal protein S7 — MRRRKAPVRPVLPDPVYGSKVLTKFINAVMLDGKKSVAQKVVYSALERIESKTGEKAIEVFNKAMDNVKPVMEVKSRRVGGATYQVPIEVRPVRQQSLGIRWIVDAARKRNERTMMERLSNELMDAATEKGAAFKKKEDTYKMAEANKAFAHYRW, encoded by the coding sequence ATGAGAAGAAGAAAAGCTCCCGTCAGACCGGTATTGCCAGATCCAGTATACGGTTCTAAAGTATTGACAAAATTCATCAACGCTGTAATGCTTGATGGTAAAAAAAGTGTTGCGCAAAAAGTTGTTTACTCTGCGCTTGAGAGAATTGAATCGAAAACAGGTGAGAAGGCGATTGAAGTCTTTAACAAAGCAATGGACAATGTAAAACCTGTTATGGAAGTTAAAAGTAGACGTGTCGGTGGTGCTACTTATCAGGTGCCTATCGAAGTCAGACCTGTAAGACAACAATCACTCGGTATCAGATGGATCGTTGATGCAGCAAGAAAAAGAAATGAAAGAACAATGATGGAGCGTCTAAGCAATGAGCTTATGGATGCTGCAACTGAGAAAGGTGCTGCTTTCAAAAAGAAAGAAGACACATACAAAATGGCAGAAGCGAATAAAGCATTTGCTCACTACAGATGGTAA
- the rpsL gene encoding 30S ribosomal protein S12, giving the protein MPTINQLIRKERKKVIKKSKSPALESCPQRRGVCTRVYTTTPKKPNSALRKVAKVRLTSGYEVISYIGGEGHNLQEHSIVLVRGGRVKDLPGVKYHIVRGALDASGVANRKVARSKYGTKRPK; this is encoded by the coding sequence TTGCCAACAATTAACCAATTGATTCGTAAAGAACGTAAAAAGGTGATCAAAAAGTCTAAATCACCAGCGCTTGAGAGTTGTCCTCAAAGAAGAGGGGTATGTACAAGAGTATATACAACGACTCCTAAAAAACCAAACTCTGCTTTGAGAAAAGTAGCGAAAGTAAGATTGACATCAGGATATGAGGTTATTTCATATATCGGTGGTGAAGGTCACAACCTTCAAGAACACTCTATCGTACTTGTACGTGGTGGTAGGGTAAAGGATTTACCAGGGGTTAAGTATCACATCGTTCGTGGTGCACTTGATGCTTCCGGTGTTGCCAACAGAAAAGTTGCAAGATCCAAATACGGAACTAAGAGACCTAAGTAA